From a single Arachis hypogaea cultivar Tifrunner chromosome 3, arahy.Tifrunner.gnm2.J5K5, whole genome shotgun sequence genomic region:
- the LOC112734308 gene encoding phosphatidylinositol 4-phosphate 5-kinase 7, producing the protein MEDGGSFEEKLFSNGDVYVGKIKGILPHGNGKYTWSDGTVYEGDWVDGKMTGKGLIIFPSGAKYEGEFSGGFLHGYGTLTTSNAGVYRGGWRMNAEHGIGRKEYPNSDVYEGLWREGIREGSGRYSWNNGNIYVGNWKNGAINGRGVMKWPNGDIFDGSWLNGHRHGSGVYRFADGELYIGTWSKGLKDGKGTFYPTGSKQPSLKKWCSSLNSENNGLVLNTEKHMAQKSKVKRSLSEKISRSSSSKSSHNLSHRSRTSSLDSSWGVQDPAGDCICHDSSTKSSQSFKEAQSDAPGNCTKVYEREYMQGVLIMERVRSYSEVSHTNKQQNKFSVKQVKKSTCIDIFGGRRSHFLKLNLQLGIRYTVGKITPVPARDVRSSDFGERARIRMYFPKEGSQLTPPHSSIDFYWKDYCPMVFRNLREMFKLDAAEYMMSICGDCGLRDISSPGKSGSIFFLSQDDRFVIKTLKKSELKVLLNMLPKYYYHVGHHENTLITKFFGVHRIKLRGGKKVRFVVMGNMFCTELHIHRRYDLKGSSHGRFTEKDKISSHTTLKDLDLKYEFHMDKKLRESLFKQISLDCTFLESQHIIDYSLLLGLHFRAPENLRALAEYPGSLQQQDSLSSGEDSVKEGDELILPKGLLLVAHEPGSVNTAPGPHIRGNTLRAYSIGDKEVDLLLPGTARLRVQLGVNMPAQATRKVQKDKVEASEIELFEVYDVVLYMGVIDILQEYNARKKIEHNIKSLQFDPMTISVVEPKLYAERFINFLDKKVFPETP; encoded by the exons ATGGAAGACGGTGGGAG TTTTGAAGAGAAGTTATTTTCTAATGGGGATGTCTACGTCGGTAAGATCAAGGGCATACTGCCCCATGGCAATGGAAAATACACATGGTCAGATGGAACCGTATATGAGGGTGACTGGGTAGATGGGAAAATGACTGGGAAAGGACTGATCATATTTCCTTCAGGGGCAAAGTATGAGGGTGAATTCTCTGGGGGTTTCCTTCATGGTTATGGCACATTGACTACATCGAATGCAGGCGTTTATAGAGGTGGCTGGAGAATGAACGCTGAGCATGGAATTGGACGGAAGGAGTATCCCAATTCAGATGTATATGAAGGCTTATGGAGAGAAGGAATTCGTGAAGGCAGCGGGAGGTATTCTTGGAATAATGGAAATATATACGTTGGGAATTGGAAAAATGGAGCAATAAATGGCAGAGGGGTTATGAAGTGGCCTAATGGTGATATCTTTGATGGTTCTTGGTTAAATGGACATAGACATGGATCAGGTGTTTATAGATTTGCAGATGGAGAGCTTTATATTGGGACATGGAGTAAGGGCttgaaggatggaaaaggaacaTTCTATCCCACTGGCAGTAAACAACCATCTCTAAAGAAGTGGTGTAGTTCTCTTAACAGTGAAAATAATGGGTTGGTGTTAAATACAGAAAAACATATGGCTCAAAAGTCGAAAGTAAAACGTAGCCTTTCTGAAAAGATTTCAAGAAGTAGCAGTTCAAAAAGTTCACATAACCTATCTCATAGGAGTAGGACTTCTTCATTGGATTCGAGTTGGGGTGTTCAAGATCCTGCTGGAGATTGCATATGTCATGATTCctcaaccaaatcatcccaatccTTTAAAGAAGCTCAATCTGATGCACCTGGTAATTGTACTAAAGTTTATGAGAGGGAATATATGCAAGGGGTGCTGATTATGGAGAGAGTTCGGAGCTATTCGGAAGTATCTCATACGAACAAACAGCAAAATAAGTTTAGTGTGAAGCAAGTAAAGAAGAGCACATGTATAGACATTTTTGGAGGTCGCCGAAGCCATTTTCTGAAGCTTAATTTGCAGCTTGGCATCAG GTACACTGTTGGCAAAATCACACCAGTGCCTGCACGTGATGTTCGTTCATCTGATTTTGGAGAACGAGCTAGGATAAGGATGTACTTCCCTAAGGAGGGTTCACAGTTGACTCCTCCACATTCTTCTATAGACTTCTACTGGAAGGATTATTGCCCCATGGTCTTCAG GAATTTGAGAGAGATGTTCAAACTGGATGCTGCAGAGTACATGATGTCTATCTGTGGTGATTGTGGTCTAAGGGACATATCTTCCCCTGGAAAAAGTGGCAgcatcttctttctttctcaagATGACAGATTTGTGATAAAGACACTGAAAAAATCAGAGCTAAAG GTTTTGCTCAATATGCTTCCCAAATACTATTACCATGTAGGGCATCATGAGAATACTCTTATTACAAAATTTTTTGGGGTACATCGAATAAAACTAAGGGGTGGGAAAAAG GTGCGTTTTGTGGTCATGGGGAATATGTTCTGCACAGAATTGCATATCCACCGTCGTTATGATCTGAAGGGGTCTTCTCATGGAAGATTTACGGAAAAGGATAAAATTAGCAGCCATACAACATTAAAAGATCTTGATCTAAAATACGAATTTCATATGGATAAAAAATTGCGAGAATCTCTGTTCAA ACAAATTTCTCTAGACTGCACTTTCTTGGAGTCTCAGCACATAATTGATTATAGCCTTCTGCTAGGATTACATTTCAGAGCTCCAGAGAATCTAAGGGCCTTAGCGGAATATCCTGGATCTTTACAGCAACAGGATAGCTTATCTTCTGGAGAag ATTCAGTCAAGGAAGGGGATGAGTTGATTCTTCCTAAAGGGTTGCTGTTGGTTGCCCATGAACCGGGCTCTGTGAACACTGCACCTGGACCCCACATTAGAGGAAATACGTTGAGGGCATACTCCATTGGGGACAAAGAAGTTGATCTTTTACTTCCTGGTACTGCAAG GTTGAGAGTGCAACTAGGAGTAAACATGCCAGCTCAAGCTACGCGCAAGGTTCAGAAGGATAAGGTGGAGGCATCAGAAATTGAGCTTTTTGAGGTCTATGATGTGGTGCTGTACATGGGAGTAATCGATATATTGCAGGAATACAATGCCAGAAAGAAAATTGAGCATAATATTAAGTCGCTGCAATTTGACCCCATGACCATATCAGTAGTAGAACCCAAGTTATATGCTGAGCGTTTCATCAATTTCTTGGATAAAAAAGTATTTCCGGAGACTCCCTGA
- the LOC112734310 gene encoding transmembrane emp24 domain-containing protein p24delta4, with protein MGKMMLCTLGISLCLFSIIPSAFGIWLTLPSSGTKCVSEEIQTNVVVLTDYVVIPDGSSLQPSIGVKVTSPYGNNLYYKENTTHGNFAFTTQETGNYLACFWIDPHYQGAKEVSVSLDWKTGIAAKDWESVARREKIEGVELELRKLEGAVEAIHENLLYLKGREAEMRAVSERTNARVAWFSIMSLGICIGVSGLQLWHLKRFFQKKKLI; from the exons ATGGGGAAGATGATGCTGTGCACGCTGGGCATCTCCCTCTGCTTGTTCTCCATCATACCTTCCGCCTTCGGAATCTGGCTCACCTTGCCGTCTTCTGGCACCAAATGCGTCTCCGAAGAAATCCAAACCAACGTCGTCGTTTTAACCGATTACGTCGTCATTCCCGATGGCTCTTCCCTTCAACCCTCCATCGGTGTCAAG GTGACATCACCATATGGAAACAATCTTTATTACAAGGAGAATACAACACATGGTAATTTTGCATTTACAACTCAAGAAACTGGGAACTACCTCGCATGTTTCTGGATTGATCCCCATTATCAGGGAGCTAAAGAGGTCAGTGTGAGTCTTGATTGGAAAACTGGAATTGCAGCCAAGGATTGGGAGTCGGTTGCCAGAAGAGAGAAGATTGAG GGAGTTGAACTTGAGCTGAGAAAGCTAGAAGGAGCAGTAGAGGCCATCCATGAGAATTTGCTTTATTTGAAGGGCAG GGAAGCAGAGATGAGGGCTGTGAGTGAAAGAACGAATGCCAGGGTGGCATGGTTTAGTATAATGTCCTTGGGCATCTGCATTGGAGTTTCGGGTTTGCAATTGTGGCATTTGAAGAGATTCTTCCAGAAGAAGAAGCTAATCTAA